From Rutidosis leptorrhynchoides isolate AG116_Rl617_1_P2 chromosome 3, CSIRO_AGI_Rlap_v1, whole genome shotgun sequence, a single genomic window includes:
- the LOC139901767 gene encoding uncharacterized protein produces the protein MCPPDHRLLIGGDLNGHIGTNIEGYPGAHGGFGYEVRNEEGLSILDFAVAHDLVVANSFFKKTNAQLATFHSGGNSTQIDYLLLRRGDLRTCGDCKALTDLTCSSQHRLLVMDLVLRRRVNRSVRPVQPTILWKKLNGEKAETFKTVVVERVEAEVEMVSHDDADQMWNCLASTIREAAKKALGVAVGTSRGHSSDRESWWFSDEVQSKVALKQLRFRELITCRDWTPTGRSRVEERYKEAKREAKKVVARAKDKAYEDLHRKLDSKEGVNDIYRIAKARERRRRDLDNIKFIKNEDGQTLVKEDEIRKRWEGYFSSLFAGGRPECLEDPQDYEIEQSQNNIDCGGINQEEVRSTLQKMGRNKAARPDQIPIEAGRCLGDNGVRWLTFLFNKTYRSSKMPMEWRVSETIPIYKNKGDAQTCGNYRGIKLLSHTMKL, from the coding sequence ATGTGCCCTCCGGACCATCGATTACTTATTGGTGGGGACCTAAATGGTCATATAGGAACGAATATCGAGGGATATCCGGGGGCCCATGGGGGCTTTGGGTACGAAGTAAGAAATGAGGAAGGGCTCTCTATTCTCGATTTTGCTGTTGCTCACGATTTGGTTGTTGCGAATTCGTTCTTCAAGAAGACGAACGCTCAGTTAGCAACCTTTCATAGCGGGGGTAATAGTACCCAGATTGACTATTTGTTACTTCGCAGAGGGGATCTTAGGACATGTGGGGACTGTAAGGCCCTGACTGACTTGACATGCTCCTCCCAACACAGATTGTTGGTCATGGATTTGGTTCTCAGGAGACGGGTCAATAGGAGTGTAAGACCCGTCCAACCTACAATCCTATGGAAGAAGTTGAACGGTGAGAAGGCAGAGACTTTTAAGACCGTAGTTGTAGAAAGAGTTGAGGCAGAAGTGGAAATGGTATCTCATGATGATGCGGACCAGATGTGGAATTGTCTGGCGTCCACCATTAGAGAGGCGGCCAAGAAAGCCTTGGGTGTGGCAGTAGGAACTTCGAGAGGACATAGTTCGGATAGAGAATCATGGTGGTTTAGTGACGAAGTTCAAAGCAAAGTCGCGCTTAAGCAActaaggtttagggagctcatcACTTGTCGGGATTGGACCCCGACGGGTAGATCTAGGGTTGAAGAGAGATATAAAGAAGccaaaagagaagctaagaaggtTGTAGCACGAGCAAAAGATAAGGCATATGAAGATTTGCATAGGAAACTAGACTCCAAAGAAGGAGTTAATGATATCTAcaggatagccaaagctagggagcgaaggCGTAGGGACCtagataacatcaagtttatcaaaaATGAAGATGGTCAAACCTTAGTAAAGGAAGACGAAATTCGGAAAAGATGGGAAGGGTACTTCTCATCCCTTTTCGCCGGAGGAAGACCTGAATGTCTCGAAGATCCGCAAGATTATGAGATAGAACAATCCCAGAACAACATAGATTGTGGGGGGATCAACCAAGAGGAAGTAAGATCGACACTACAAAAAATGGGGAGAAATAAAGCTGCGAGACCGGACCAGATCCCCATTGAGGCGGGGCGGTGCCTTGGCGACAATGGTGTTAGGTGGTTGACTTTCCTTTTCAATAAAACGTATCGAAGCTCCaaaatgcctatggaatggagagtGAGCGAGACTATTCCCATTTATAAGAACAAGGGGGATGCTCAAACCTGCggtaactatagaggcataaaattacttagcCACACAATGaagctctaa